From a region of the Paenibacillus lutimineralis genome:
- a CDS encoding response regulator — protein MSDNRYKLMIVDDEYEIRQGLRSFDYSSYHIDVVADCENGLFALQTMMNEQIDLLVTDIRMPLMDGLELAEKVASRYPHMKIIVLSGYDDFEYARTCMKHGSLDYLLKPLDFEDYGKILARAVRMVEQERVHELQRAAWERKAKLSVQHLRKRFLRDLLYSEMKEDAIELESSAAEIMLEEYTEYVVCLLRFTEYPRRPRGVGDKDWALILFTLDNLMQDLWGKGYHYVDADGQCALIWTDRAAIDGYKEDPQSLAVELEQVIQRLKRFRGLFKSKLIYSIGTVVQQPNQICRSYQEAAALFRQDDTSSKNLPGIEAADPEEAACNAEQINNGHRLIQEAKQFIEHNYDRTITLDDVAEYVHLNASYLSFLFKELTGQKYIDYITSFRIEKAKSLLRHTNHKVHEVGEMVGYENPRYFTLVFKKYNQLSPLEYRNAAYGRELS, from the coding sequence ATGAGTGACAACCGATATAAATTGATGATCGTTGACGATGAATATGAAATTAGACAAGGCCTACGCAGCTTTGACTATTCCTCTTATCATATTGACGTTGTTGCAGATTGTGAGAATGGCTTGTTTGCCTTGCAGACGATGATGAATGAGCAGATCGACCTGCTGGTGACAGATATTCGTATGCCTCTTATGGATGGCCTGGAGCTGGCTGAGAAGGTTGCCTCCCGATATCCCCATATGAAGATTATCGTATTGTCCGGTTATGATGATTTCGAATATGCGAGAACCTGTATGAAACATGGTTCACTTGATTATTTGCTGAAGCCACTCGATTTCGAGGATTACGGAAAAATATTGGCCAGGGCGGTGCGGATGGTCGAGCAGGAGCGGGTGCATGAGCTGCAGCGTGCAGCCTGGGAACGCAAAGCAAAGCTATCGGTACAGCATTTACGAAAGCGCTTTTTACGCGATCTTCTGTATAGCGAGATGAAAGAGGATGCGATTGAACTGGAGAGCAGCGCTGCGGAAATTATGCTGGAGGAATACACAGAGTATGTTGTGTGCCTGCTGCGTTTTACAGAATATCCGAGACGGCCGAGAGGGGTTGGAGATAAGGATTGGGCCCTTATTTTATTTACGTTGGATAATTTGATGCAGGATCTATGGGGTAAGGGCTACCACTATGTCGATGCCGACGGGCAATGTGCGCTGATCTGGACGGATCGGGCGGCGATTGACGGCTATAAGGAAGATCCGCAGTCGCTGGCTGTTGAGCTTGAGCAGGTAATACAACGTCTGAAGCGATTTCGAGGCCTGTTTAAATCTAAGCTGATCTATTCCATTGGGACAGTTGTACAGCAGCCAAACCAAATTTGCAGATCCTATCAGGAGGCAGCTGCGCTTTTTCGGCAGGACGATACATCCAGTAAGAATTTGCCGGGCATAGAGGCGGCAGACCCGGAAGAGGCTGCGTGTAATGCGGAGCAGATTAACAACGGACACCGCTTAATTCAAGAAGCTAAGCAATTTATTGAGCACAATTATGACCGGACGATTACGCTTGATGATGTAGCCGAATATGTACACCTGAACGCTAGCTATTTAAGCTTCCTGTTCAAGGAACTGACGGGTCAGAAGTATATCGATTATATTACCTCCTTCCGGATTGAGAAGGCCAAGAGTCTGCTCCGGCATACCAATCATAAGGTGCATGAGGTGGGTGAAATGGTCGGCTATGAGAATCCAAGATACTTTACATTAGTATTCAAAAAATATAATCAGCTCTCTCCGCTTGAATACCGCAATGCGGCTTATGGGAGAGAACTGTCGTGA
- a CDS encoding glycosyl hydrolase family 28 protein: MEAEIIITSNGTIIKIDRAPVGIGYAVDEDRLRKQGEDAFAPDPEGLVLSRDWELYVEGQAVPVYAAPITNGGPLSFASLSFVGDPGSFNLIAKRRGSTDSAVIRPLSLGIEAKLVGQEIHIPVDRPAKIIVEANGNTERPLVITLHAKEEGAADPTDSKVKYYGPGLHKVSSFELQSGESLYIAGGAVLQLYVPEDEAPVVASDWANKPNYVDFITADQAESIRIHGRGIIDMSMLDWHARKAMLLTGCRDVLIEGLTIVGTSHWTVHLSNCVDSSIADLTLIGYRENSDGIDIVNCERIRVTDCFIRTGDDAVAVKAMDAPPAIGGRDIYVSDCTVWNDKVRCFGIAGETRTDISDVIFENCNVVHSTAVWTEEVGSLCIVVGDRGTISNIRFENITIEEERQHAMICLIFKDRWSVDQEPGQILNITFRNIKIPEGTASLFHGSDASHIVDGVHIEGLDIGGKQAEMLENLPFKVNEFVKNLTVS, from the coding sequence ATGGAAGCAGAAATTATCATAACTAGTAATGGAACAATTATTAAAATAGATCGTGCACCTGTTGGAATAGGTTATGCCGTGGATGAGGATAGATTGCGAAAGCAGGGCGAAGACGCTTTTGCACCTGATCCGGAAGGACTTGTGCTGTCCCGTGATTGGGAGTTGTATGTGGAAGGCCAGGCAGTGCCTGTATATGCTGCGCCAATTACGAATGGAGGGCCGCTCTCTTTTGCCTCCTTAAGCTTCGTCGGTGATCCAGGAAGCTTCAATCTGATTGCCAAGAGAAGAGGGAGTACCGATTCGGCTGTGATCCGCCCGCTCTCTTTAGGGATCGAGGCGAAGTTGGTTGGGCAAGAGATTCATATTCCGGTAGACAGACCCGCGAAAATCATTGTGGAGGCCAATGGGAATACGGAGCGTCCTCTAGTTATTACTTTGCACGCCAAGGAAGAAGGGGCAGCCGATCCGACAGATAGCAAGGTGAAATATTATGGTCCGGGTTTGCATAAGGTAAGCTCGTTTGAACTGCAGTCCGGCGAATCTTTATATATTGCCGGTGGAGCGGTGCTGCAGCTGTATGTACCGGAGGATGAAGCACCTGTTGTTGCCAGCGACTGGGCGAATAAGCCGAATTACGTTGATTTTATTACTGCTGACCAAGCTGAGAGTATACGAATTCATGGCAGAGGCATTATTGACATGTCGATGCTGGACTGGCATGCGCGCAAGGCGATGCTGCTGACAGGCTGCCGAGATGTATTGATAGAAGGTCTGACGATTGTAGGTACCTCACACTGGACAGTACATCTGTCCAATTGTGTCGATTCCTCCATTGCCGATCTGACATTGATCGGTTATCGTGAGAACAGTGATGGAATCGATATTGTGAACTGCGAGCGGATTCGAGTGACCGATTGCTTCATTCGTACTGGCGATGATGCTGTTGCTGTAAAGGCGATGGATGCGCCGCCAGCGATAGGAGGTCGTGATATTTATGTATCCGATTGCACAGTATGGAACGATAAAGTACGCTGCTTCGGAATTGCCGGAGAGACGAGAACAGATATTTCAGACGTCATATTCGAAAACTGCAATGTGGTTCACAGCACGGCAGTATGGACGGAGGAGGTCGGTTCGCTTTGTATTGTCGTTGGTGACCGGGGAACGATTTCGAATATCCGCTTTGAGAATATAACCATTGAGGAAGAACGGCAGCATGCGATGATTTGTCTTATTTTCAAGGACCGCTGGTCGGTCGATCAGGAGCCGGGCCAGATTCTTAATATTACGTTTCGTAATATTAAGATTCCAGAGGGGACAGCTTCGTTATTTCACGGTTCTGATGCTTCGCATATCGTTGATGGCGTCCATATTGAAGGATTGGATATCGGCGGGAAGCAGGCAGAAATGCTGGAGAATCTGCCTTTCAAAGTGAATGAATTTGTAAAAAATCTGACGGTTTCCTGA
- a CDS encoding glycoside hydrolase family 43 protein, translating to MNRDMMKQDAMQPGGLPYQEAQEKLLQLGDIHIRDPFVYVDKDAGFCYMYGTMGVTSWGGAAIGFDGYRSRDLHHWEGPFPVFRKPEGFWADHHFWAPEVHYYEGGYYMFASFKAEGKCRGTQILKADAPLGPFVPMGEGPVTPANWECLDGTLYTDEYGDPWMIFCHEWTQVGNGEMCAMRLAADLSEPASDPLVLFRAADAHWPVEEEGSGNFVTDGPFLYQAPDGKLLMIWSSHGKDGYAIGIARSESGSITGPWVQEREQLFEKNGGHGMLFRTFEGQLLVSLHLPNTHPYERPAFFNTAYQAGRLMLMS from the coding sequence TTGAATCGAGATATGATGAAGCAGGATGCTATGCAGCCGGGAGGCTTGCCGTATCAGGAAGCGCAAGAGAAGCTACTGCAGCTTGGCGATATACACATCCGTGATCCGTTCGTATATGTCGATAAAGACGCTGGTTTTTGTTACATGTACGGAACGATGGGTGTGACTTCATGGGGCGGCGCTGCTATTGGCTTTGACGGTTACCGCAGCCGCGACTTGCACCATTGGGAAGGCCCGTTCCCAGTATTTCGGAAGCCTGAGGGCTTCTGGGCGGACCATCATTTCTGGGCGCCAGAGGTGCATTATTATGAGGGCGGATATTATATGTTCGCCAGCTTTAAAGCTGAGGGCAAATGCCGGGGGACTCAGATTCTAAAAGCGGATGCTCCGCTAGGGCCATTTGTGCCTATGGGGGAAGGGCCGGTTACGCCGGCGAATTGGGAATGCCTTGACGGTACACTGTACACGGATGAGTATGGTGATCCGTGGATGATCTTCTGCCATGAATGGACGCAGGTGGGAAATGGCGAGATGTGTGCGATGCGACTTGCGGCGGATTTGTCTGAGCCAGCAAGTGATCCGCTCGTCTTGTTCCGGGCTGCCGATGCACATTGGCCAGTGGAGGAAGAAGGGTCTGGGAACTTTGTAACCGACGGTCCCTTCCTTTATCAAGCACCTGACGGCAAGCTGCTGATGATCTGGTCCAGCCACGGTAAGGACGGCTACGCAATCGGAATAGCCCGATCTGAGAGCGGCAGCATTACAGGGCCATGGGTTCAAGAGCGTGAGCAGCTGTTCGAGAAGAACGGCGGTCATGGCATGCTGTTCCGAACCTTTGAGGGACAATTGCTTGTCTCCTTGCATCTGCCGAATACACATCCTTATGAACGTCCGGCCTTCTTTAATACAGCCTATCAGGCGGGGCGCTTAATGCTGATGTCATAA
- a CDS encoding carbohydrate ABC transporter permease: MVNAGMKRLPFRITVYALLIALSVLFVMPLYWLVTNSLQQVGAASTFLPTGLHFINYKYALTFIDYWGYAKNSIIITAFSVIIPTVTSAFVGYGFARLRGPGKNVLFLLMLSTMMLPGIVTQIPTYVIFFKLGLVNTFWPWFFWGLGGSAFSIFLYRQFFAGFPRDLEEAARIDGCTTFRIFWNIFLPISLPVVATVSILAFNGAWGNDYITPFMFLQDNKYPLATALFSIGYVFPGQKDITMTQVQSAGLVMFVLPIIVVFFIGQRYLVEGVVASAVKG, encoded by the coding sequence ATGGTAAACGCGGGGATGAAGAGACTGCCTTTCCGAATAACGGTATATGCTTTGCTCATTGCATTGTCCGTATTGTTCGTGATGCCTTTATATTGGCTGGTTACGAATTCATTGCAGCAGGTAGGAGCCGCGTCAACATTCCTGCCGACGGGCCTGCATTTTATTAACTATAAATATGCCCTCACATTTATCGATTATTGGGGATATGCGAAGAACTCAATCATTATTACGGCCTTCTCGGTCATTATTCCTACAGTAACCAGCGCGTTCGTCGGCTATGGCTTCGCCAGATTAAGAGGACCCGGCAAAAATGTACTGTTCCTACTCATGCTATCTACGATGATGCTGCCGGGGATCGTTACTCAAATTCCGACCTACGTCATCTTTTTCAAGCTAGGTCTTGTTAATACATTTTGGCCTTGGTTCTTCTGGGGCCTGGGCGGTAGTGCATTCAGCATTTTCTTATACCGCCAGTTCTTCGCGGGTTTTCCGCGTGATCTGGAGGAGGCGGCCAGAATTGACGGGTGCACGACATTCCGTATTTTCTGGAATATATTCCTGCCGATCTCTTTACCTGTAGTTGCGACCGTATCGATCCTGGCTTTCAACGGCGCATGGGGGAATGACTATATTACACCGTTTATGTTCCTGCAGGACAATAAATATCCGCTGGCCACCGCATTGTTCTCGATCGGTTATGTCTTCCCGGGACAGAAGGATATTACAATGACGCAGGTACAGAGCGCTGGATTGGTCATGTTCGTGCTGCCTATTATTGTTGTTTTCTTTATCGGCCAGCGTTATTTGGTAGAAGGAGTAGTAGCCTCTGCTGTAAAAGGCTAA
- a CDS encoding carbohydrate ABC transporter permease: MNRQVVHETDAAFHSKRSRFRGRSFKEAIEFYLFISPWFIVFIVLGLIPLLYGLYLSFTNYAGFNMDRLVFVGLDNYRKVFTDNDAMYSLGRTLFFTVIMVPSTIILGFLLAVLLNQNIKRIGFYRTLFFIPSIIPVVAVGTMWRSLFVDDGIVNKMLEALGLEAVDWLGYDYAIYPLIIMLLWGVGGGILIYLAGLKGVSKDLYEAAAIDGATTIQRFVKITIPLVTPVLFFQFIMSIISSLQIFVQPILLAANSNSLLSTPLRPNYVYSVHAFQQIFAYGRFGYGLALLWVLFVMILILTIVVFTTSRFWVFYEVDQEGK, from the coding sequence GTGAACAGACAGGTTGTGCATGAGACAGACGCTGCCTTCCACAGCAAACGAAGCAGGTTTCGCGGAAGAAGCTTTAAAGAGGCGATAGAGTTTTATTTGTTCATATCTCCATGGTTCATCGTATTTATTGTGCTCGGATTAATTCCGCTCTTATATGGCCTGTATTTGAGCTTTACCAATTATGCAGGTTTCAATATGGACCGTCTGGTGTTTGTCGGTCTGGACAATTACCGCAAGGTTTTTACGGATAATGATGCGATGTATTCGCTGGGCAGGACTTTATTTTTTACGGTGATTATGGTGCCATCTACGATTATATTAGGCTTTCTGTTAGCTGTTCTGCTGAATCAGAATATTAAGCGCATCGGTTTTTACCGTACTCTATTCTTTATTCCGTCGATTATTCCCGTAGTCGCTGTAGGGACGATGTGGCGTTCCTTGTTCGTCGATGATGGCATTGTGAATAAGATGCTGGAAGCTCTGGGGTTGGAGGCGGTGGATTGGCTTGGATACGATTACGCGATCTATCCGCTGATTATTATGCTCCTGTGGGGTGTTGGCGGAGGGATACTTATCTATCTGGCAGGATTAAAGGGGGTGTCCAAGGATCTATATGAGGCGGCAGCGATTGACGGAGCAACGACAATACAGCGTTTTGTGAAAATAACGATTCCTTTAGTGACGCCAGTGCTGTTCTTCCAATTTATTATGAGCATTATCAGCTCGCTGCAGATCTTCGTGCAGCCAATTCTGCTTGCGGCCAATTCGAACAGCTTGCTCTCGACGCCGCTTCGGCCGAACTATGTTTATTCGGTGCATGCTTTTCAGCAAATCTTCGCTTACGGCCGGTTTGGCTACGGTCTGGCGCTGTTATGGGTGCTGTTCGTAATGATTCTTATTCTAACCATTGTTGTATTCACGACAAGCAGGTTCTGGGTATTTTATGAAGTAGATCAGGAGGGCAAATAA
- a CDS encoding ABC transporter substrate-binding protein, protein MKRSWWTACLSVLVISSLLLMSACGGGNGTNSPGNNGGSDAADGESKDTAKSGEQVVIRHTMYDTEFTSELVAEFEKTHPNIKVEIVSADYNKLMAMMAAGNGPDIIRTNSVTELPGFVLKGMAMDLTENFQASKVFNIEDFLPVVNQFKYDIASGKHGEGAIYGFPKDWSPDYTIYYNKKLFEEAGVPFPSSTEAMTWQELVELANKLTVKNGKKTTQYGLAYYNSTIAANQDLLNLQLLQRGSSMFSADFSQAELDKPGTKDLLNFWLDTAKSGIGPSPLQQETDWGGQLFVDNKAAIIIAGYWFSGFLKTNELTKDRLDDFGVAPAPVVEGGKRISPTGAGTGAIIYKNTKHPKEAWEVFEWFFGAEPAVERAKAGYGLPGTKTLTEMLPQESAFDKMNYDFIQNELQYTDGSLPYNPYLNYQAVNSIIDKYFTPVYFDKDTVDGAVQKMTEELNTLITEGKQLVSP, encoded by the coding sequence ATGAAAAGATCTTGGTGGACTGCATGCTTGTCTGTACTTGTAATATCAAGTCTGCTGTTGATGAGCGCATGCGGCGGAGGTAATGGGACTAATTCACCGGGCAATAACGGGGGCAGTGACGCTGCAGACGGAGAGTCGAAGGATACGGCGAAGAGCGGGGAACAGGTGGTCATCCGTCATACGATGTACGACACGGAATTTACTAGTGAGCTCGTAGCTGAATTTGAGAAAACGCATCCAAATATTAAGGTCGAGATTGTCTCGGCGGACTATAACAAGCTGATGGCTATGATGGCCGCGGGCAACGGCCCGGATATTATTCGTACCAATTCCGTTACAGAGCTTCCAGGCTTTGTACTTAAAGGAATGGCGATGGATCTGACTGAAAATTTCCAAGCCAGTAAAGTGTTTAACATAGAAGATTTCCTTCCGGTAGTGAATCAATTTAAGTATGATATTGCCTCCGGCAAGCATGGCGAGGGAGCGATCTACGGTTTCCCTAAAGACTGGTCGCCGGATTATACGATCTATTACAACAAGAAGTTGTTTGAAGAGGCCGGAGTGCCGTTCCCTAGCAGTACAGAAGCGATGACCTGGCAGGAGTTGGTTGAGCTTGCTAATAAGCTGACTGTAAAAAATGGCAAGAAAACAACACAGTACGGTCTTGCTTATTACAACAGTACGATCGCAGCAAATCAGGATTTGCTGAACCTGCAATTGCTCCAGCGGGGCAGCAGTATGTTCAGCGCCGATTTCAGCCAAGCTGAGCTGGATAAACCGGGAACGAAGGATTTGCTGAACTTTTGGTTAGATACAGCAAAATCGGGAATCGGGCCTAGCCCATTGCAGCAGGAGACAGACTGGGGCGGCCAATTGTTCGTAGATAACAAGGCAGCGATTATTATTGCAGGCTATTGGTTCTCTGGTTTCCTGAAGACTAATGAATTAACAAAGGACCGTCTGGATGACTTTGGCGTAGCACCAGCTCCGGTAGTGGAAGGTGGCAAGCGAATCTCGCCGACAGGCGCAGGCACAGGCGCGATTATTTATAAAAATACGAAGCATCCAAAGGAAGCTTGGGAAGTGTTTGAATGGTTCTTCGGAGCAGAGCCTGCCGTTGAACGTGCTAAAGCAGGTTATGGCTTGCCAGGTACGAAGACATTGACGGAAATGCTGCCTCAGGAGTCGGCGTTTGACAAGATGAACTATGACTTTATTCAGAATGAACTTCAGTATACAGATGGAAGTCTGCCTTATAACCCTTATTTGAACTATCAAGCCGTGAACTCCATTATCGATAAATACTTTACACCAGTATATTTCGATAAGGACACAGTCGACGGAGCTGTTCAGAAAATGACAGAGGAGCTGAACACGCTCATTACGGAAGGCAAGCAGCTGGTTAGCCCATAA
- the asd gene encoding aspartate-semialdehyde dehydrogenase encodes MAERLKVGIIGGTGMVGQRFVQLLDGHPWFEVVSIAASGRSAGKTYEESVQNRWKMAGPIPEQVKNIIIQDAAKVEEVAADVDFVFCAVDMKKDEILALEEAYAKTGTPVISNNSAHRWTPDVPMVIPEINPEHIEVIAAQRKRLGTKTGFIAVKPNCSIQSYVPALNALLDFKPTQVVASTYQAISGAGKNFTDWPDMLDNVIPYIGGEEEKSEQEPLRIWGHVAGGEIVKASSPLITTQCIRVPVTDGHLATVFVSFENKPSKEEIIKRWSQFAGRPQELGLPSAPKQFITYFEEENRPQTKLDRDIERGMGVSVGRLREDSLYDFKFVGLSHNTLRGAAGGAVLIAELLKAEGYIQPK; translated from the coding sequence ATGGCAGAAAGGCTTAAAGTGGGGATTATCGGAGGAACGGGCATGGTCGGGCAGCGTTTTGTGCAGCTGTTGGACGGTCATCCATGGTTTGAGGTGGTAAGTATTGCAGCTAGCGGCAGATCAGCGGGTAAAACTTACGAAGAGTCGGTCCAGAATCGATGGAAGATGGCTGGCCCCATTCCGGAACAAGTGAAAAATATTATCATACAGGATGCTGCAAAGGTAGAAGAAGTTGCGGCTGACGTGGATTTTGTATTTTGTGCTGTAGATATGAAAAAAGATGAGATTCTTGCCTTGGAAGAAGCTTATGCCAAGACAGGTACGCCTGTCATCTCCAACAACTCAGCTCATCGCTGGACGCCAGACGTTCCGATGGTGATTCCTGAAATTAACCCAGAGCATATCGAGGTCATCGCTGCCCAAAGAAAGCGCCTTGGTACTAAGACCGGATTTATCGCCGTGAAGCCAAACTGTTCGATCCAAAGCTATGTCCCTGCGCTGAATGCCTTGCTTGATTTCAAGCCAACCCAAGTGGTTGCCTCCACTTATCAAGCCATCTCTGGAGCAGGTAAGAACTTCACAGATTGGCCGGATATGCTGGATAATGTAATTCCGTATATCGGTGGGGAAGAAGAGAAGAGCGAGCAGGAGCCGCTGCGAATTTGGGGTCATGTTGCAGGCGGAGAAATCGTTAAGGCCAGCTCGCCGTTGATTACAACTCAATGCATTCGCGTTCCTGTAACAGATGGTCACTTGGCTACAGTGTTTGTCTCGTTTGAGAATAAACCTTCGAAAGAAGAGATCATTAAGCGCTGGAGCCAATTTGCTGGACGTCCGCAGGAGCTTGGTCTACCAAGTGCGCCGAAGCAGTTCATTACGTACTTTGAAGAAGAGAACAGACCGCAGACGAAGCTGGATCGTGACATCGAGCGTGGTATGGGCGTATCCGTCGGCCGTTTGCGCGAGGATTCGTTATACGATTTTAAATTTGTAGGCTTGTCGCACAATACCTTGCGCGGCGCCGCTGGCGGTGCTGTCCTAATCGCTGAGTTGCTGAAAGCGGAAGGATATATCCAGCCTAAATAA
- a CDS encoding sugar ABC transporter permease, which produces MNSRSARVKLGISYMLLIILSCVSLFPALWIIMSSLKEGNSLYSDTLFPRSFTLEHYRDLFEKTKYPLWFLNTLKVAVLSTLFGTFLLLLTSYAISRFRFAGRKFALNTLLVLQMFPGFMAMIAIYVLLNTMGLLNSHWALILVYSSGAIISNVFVAKGFFDTIPKSLEDAARIDGASHLKVFFSIIIPLAKPMLTYASLMIFNGAFLDFIFADLVLRTEDQRTLAVGLYRMVSQRNSTEFTMFAAGAVLVAVPITMLFLLLQRNLVEGLTAGASKG; this is translated from the coding sequence ATGAACAGCCGGTCCGCTCGGGTCAAGCTTGGGATCAGCTATATGCTGCTTATCATTTTATCCTGCGTAAGCTTGTTTCCCGCATTATGGATAATCATGTCTTCCTTAAAGGAAGGCAACAGTCTTTACAGCGATACTTTATTTCCACGCAGCTTTACTTTGGAACATTATCGGGATTTATTCGAGAAGACCAAATACCCTCTGTGGTTCTTGAATACACTGAAGGTCGCGGTACTATCAACCCTTTTCGGTACGTTTCTGCTGCTGCTTACTTCGTATGCAATCTCAAGATTCCGCTTCGCGGGCCGTAAATTCGCCCTGAACACTTTACTTGTACTTCAGATGTTTCCGGGATTCATGGCTATGATCGCTATTTACGTTCTGCTGAATACGATGGGACTGCTCAATTCTCATTGGGCGCTGATTCTCGTCTATAGCTCGGGTGCGATTATATCGAATGTATTCGTAGCCAAAGGTTTTTTTGATACGATCCCAAAAAGCCTGGAGGATGCGGCACGAATCGATGGGGCCAGCCACCTGAAAGTGTTCTTTTCCATCATTATCCCGCTCGCTAAGCCGATGCTGACCTATGCGAGTCTTATGATCTTTAACGGCGCCTTCCTCGATTTTATCTTCGCCGATCTGGTGTTGAGGACGGAAGATCAGCGGACGTTGGCCGTCGGTTTATACAGAATGGTGAGCCAGCGGAATTCGACCGAATTTACGATGTTCGCTGCTGGAGCCGTGCTCGTCGCGGTACCTATAACGATGCTATTCCTACTCCTTCAGCGCAATCTGGTCGAAGGTCTAACTGCAGGGGCTTCCAAAGGTTAG
- a CDS encoding carbohydrate ABC transporter permease — MQRKTISTTLSVLFMGLGQLYNRQWMKGILFLATGLAAIYLSSVIGLSSYLKGLITLGEQPSGLVKVGKITKMVEGDHSIFLMIKGLMAALSLLLVGVIYALNIRDAYKVGKERDAGIAPNNFRQSLQLINQKNFAYLVLALPTVTVLFLTILPLIFSILLAFTNYADPILPPANLIDWVGFSNFVKLVSLKVWSNTFFGVLLWTVIWAILATATTYIGGILIAVLIQQPRIRFKMFWRTVMIIPFAIPSMISLLVMRNMFNNKFGPVNEIMRWIGFDGIPWLTDPIWARVTLVLVNMWIGIPVTMILAIGVLTTIPRDLYEAADVDGANSFQKFRSITMPMVLFSTAPILIMQFAGNINNFNVVYLMTDGNPVNSNYQYAGHTDLLVTWLYKLALNQSQYSFASVIGIIIFLIIATLSIISYRRTRSYKEEDMIA, encoded by the coding sequence ATGCAAAGAAAGACAATAAGTACCACCCTGTCGGTTCTTTTTATGGGTCTCGGACAGTTGTACAATCGGCAATGGATGAAAGGGATTTTGTTCTTGGCGACAGGCCTGGCTGCGATATACTTATCTTCGGTGATTGGACTTTCTTCTTACCTGAAGGGGCTTATTACATTGGGAGAACAACCTAGTGGATTGGTGAAGGTAGGTAAAATTACGAAGATGGTCGAAGGCGACCACTCGATATTTCTTATGATCAAAGGGCTAATGGCGGCCTTATCTTTATTGCTCGTCGGTGTGATATACGCCCTGAATATCAGGGATGCCTACAAAGTGGGGAAGGAAAGAGATGCGGGGATTGCCCCGAATAACTTTCGACAGTCGCTTCAGCTTATAAATCAGAAAAACTTTGCTTATCTCGTACTTGCGCTACCTACCGTCACGGTTCTGTTCTTGACGATTCTTCCATTAATCTTCTCTATTTTGCTGGCCTTTACAAATTATGCAGATCCGATTCTCCCACCTGCCAATCTGATTGACTGGGTTGGCTTCAGCAATTTTGTCAAGCTGGTCAGCCTGAAGGTGTGGAGTAACACGTTTTTCGGCGTCCTGCTTTGGACGGTTATCTGGGCCATTCTGGCTACGGCAACGACTTATATTGGCGGTATCCTAATCGCAGTACTGATTCAACAGCCCCGCATTCGCTTCAAGATGTTCTGGCGTACGGTTATGATCATTCCGTTCGCGATTCCAAGCATGATCTCTCTGCTCGTGATGCGGAATATGTTTAACAACAAGTTTGGCCCGGTTAACGAAATCATGCGCTGGATCGGCTTTGATGGAATACCATGGCTTACAGATCCGATCTGGGCAAGGGTCACACTCGTTCTTGTTAATATGTGGATCGGTATCCCAGTAACGATGATATTGGCTATCGGGGTGCTGACGACGATTCCGAGGGATTTGTACGAAGCGGCTGATGTTGATGGAGCGAACTCGTTCCAGAAATTCCGCTCCATTACGATGCCGATGGTGTTGTTCTCGACGGCGCCTATTCTAATTATGCAATTTGCTGGAAATATAAATAATTTCAATGTCGTCTATCTCATGACGGACGGTAACCCGGTCAATTCGAATTACCAATACGCCGGGCATACGGATTTGTTGGTGACCTGGCTTTACAAGCTGGCCTTGAATCAATCGCAATACAGCTTCGCGTCGGTGATTGGTATCATTATCTTCCTAATCATCGCTACCTTATCAATTATTAGCTACCGCCGCACCAGATCTTATAAAGAGGAGGATATGATAGCATGA